In the Chryseobacterium sp. MYb264 genome, one interval contains:
- the tnpA gene encoding IS200/IS605 family transposase, protein MPFIKIYIHVVFSTRNRIPYFNTSELRIKVWKHIKENASEKGIFLDMVNGYSDHCHCLISLGSNQNIEKVVQLLKGESSFWINKNQLTKEKFAWQDEYFAVSVSESMIESVRNYIKNQEIHHKKKSFTEEYQEFIDRYNFK, encoded by the coding sequence ATGCCATTTATTAAAATTTATATTCATGTCGTTTTCTCGACGAGAAATAGAATACCTTATTTCAATACTTCAGAATTAAGAATAAAAGTCTGGAAACATATCAAAGAAAATGCATCAGAAAAAGGAATTTTCTTAGATATGGTCAATGGTTATTCGGATCATTGTCATTGTTTAATTTCTCTTGGTTCAAATCAAAATATTGAAAAAGTTGTACAATTATTAAAAGGTGAATCTTCTTTTTGGATTAATAAAAATCAATTGACAAAAGAAAAATTTGCATGGCAGGATGAATATTTTGCAGTTTCTGTTTCTGAATCTATGATTGAATCAGTAAGAAACTATATTAAAAATCAGGAAATTCATCACAAGAAGAAATCATTTACAGAAGAATATCAGGAGTTTATTGATAGATATAATTTTAAATAG
- a CDS encoding DUF2752 domain-containing protein, which translates to MNIEDYMLSCPSKKYLGIECFGCGTQRAIVMVFEGRFAEAFHMFPAVYTLLLFFATVGLNFIDKKRNYGNLLVGLAIINAVIMVTSYFYKHLYLH; encoded by the coding sequence ATGAATATTGAAGATTATATGCTTTCCTGCCCAAGCAAAAAATACTTAGGAATCGAGTGTTTCGGCTGTGGAACTCAAAGAGCCATTGTGATGGTCTTTGAAGGCAGATTTGCAGAGGCTTTTCATATGTTTCCGGCGGTGTATACTTTGCTGCTTTTTTTCGCAACAGTCGGATTAAATTTTATCGATAAGAAAAGGAATTACGGAAATTTATTAGTGGGTTTAGCAATTATAAATGCTGTAATTATGGTAACTTCCTATTTTTATAAGCATCTCTATCTACACTGA
- the namA gene encoding NADPH dehydrogenase NamA encodes MLYTPITFRNVTLKNRWVMSPMCMYSCENGLANDFHFVHYGSRAQGGTGLLIVEASGVEPRGRITNHCMGIWNDEQAEKLQKIVEFVHKNSESKIGIQLAHAGRKGSTWNNIQIPLEEGWETVAPSPIPYHPTERIPHVLTIEQIKEQVQNFKAAAKRAVKAGFDVIEIHAAHGYLVHQFLSPLSNIRTDEYGGSFENRIRFLLEIVDAVNEELNENVALFVRISGTEYAENGWDIESSTALAQILKDHHVDLVDVSSGGNIHGAKISVFDGYQVPLSSQVRNEAEVKTGAVGLIKSAKQAEEILQKGDADLIFVAREILRNPYLAVQGSFEMNEEAFFPHQYLRAKIST; translated from the coding sequence ATGTTATATACTCCAATTACGTTCAGAAATGTAACGCTTAAAAACCGTTGGGTAATGTCTCCAATGTGTATGTATTCTTGTGAAAATGGCTTGGCAAATGATTTCCATTTCGTGCATTACGGAAGCCGAGCGCAAGGTGGGACCGGTTTACTAATTGTAGAAGCAAGCGGTGTAGAGCCACGCGGAAGGATTACCAACCATTGTATGGGAATCTGGAATGATGAACAGGCAGAAAAATTACAAAAGATCGTAGAATTTGTTCATAAAAACTCAGAAAGTAAAATAGGAATACAATTGGCACATGCAGGAAGGAAAGGCTCTACATGGAATAATATTCAGATTCCTTTGGAAGAAGGTTGGGAAACGGTGGCTCCAAGCCCGATTCCGTATCATCCAACCGAAAGAATTCCGCATGTTTTAACAATTGAACAGATTAAAGAACAGGTTCAGAATTTCAAAGCTGCAGCAAAAAGAGCTGTTAAAGCTGGTTTTGATGTTATTGAAATTCACGCAGCTCATGGATATCTGGTTCATCAGTTTTTATCGCCATTATCCAATATCAGAACCGATGAATACGGTGGAAGTTTCGAAAACAGAATCCGTTTTTTATTGGAAATTGTGGATGCGGTAAATGAAGAGTTAAATGAAAATGTAGCCTTATTTGTAAGAATTTCCGGAACTGAATATGCTGAAAACGGTTGGGATATTGAAAGCAGCACCGCTTTAGCTCAAATTCTAAAAGATCATCATGTTGATTTGGTTGATGTTTCAAGTGGTGGAAATATTCATGGAGCTAAAATTTCTGTTTTTGATGGCTATCAGGTTCCCCTATCTTCTCAAGTAAGAAATGAAGCTGAGGTGAAAACTGGTGCTGTCGGCTTAATAAAATCAGCAAAACAGGCAGAGGAAATTCTTCAAAAAGGAGATGCCGATCTTATTTTTGTGGCAAGAGAAATTTTACGAAATCCTTATTTAGCTGTTCAGGGTTCTTTTGAAATGAATGAAGAAGCCTTTTTCCCTCATCAATATCTGAGAGCAAAGATTTCTACATAA
- a CDS encoding CCA tRNA nucleotidyltransferase, with protein sequence MFINLNQNKNLKLFKLISEVAAANNQSVYIVGGYVRDLLMKRKASTDIDFVTEQSGIELAQNVGKEIDPKMKVSVFKTYGTAMIRYKDLELEFVGARKESYSEDSRKPEVEGGTIEDDQKRRDFTVNAMAISLNKDNFGELIDPFHGMDDLEKGILRTPLEPAQTYSDDPLRMMRAIRFASTLQFQVEEKSLEAIKQEAERIKIVSMERIMVEFNKIMLSTKPSVGLKLMEQTGLMKLIIPELIDLKGVEEVEGQTHKDNFYHTLEVVDNISENTDNVWLRWSALLHDIGKAPTKKFVEGTGWTFHGHEFLGSKMVKTLFQRLKLPLGPDMKYVQKMVKLSSRPIALITDDASDSALRRLLFDAGEDLEDLFTLCKADITTKNSKKQEKFKKNFEYVAVKIKEVEEKDQVRNFQPPISGEEIMAMFNLKPGREIGILKEKVKEAILEGEIGNDSEEARNFVIAEAEKLGLTLA encoded by the coding sequence ATGTTCATCAATTTAAATCAAAATAAAAATCTAAAACTTTTCAAACTCATTTCTGAGGTAGCTGCGGCAAACAACCAGTCTGTGTACATTGTAGGCGGTTATGTTCGGGATTTACTAATGAAAAGAAAGGCTTCTACGGACATTGATTTTGTGACTGAACAAAGCGGAATTGAACTCGCTCAAAACGTAGGAAAAGAAATTGATCCCAAAATGAAAGTTTCGGTTTTTAAAACGTACGGAACGGCGATGATCCGATACAAAGATCTTGAGCTTGAATTTGTAGGAGCAAGAAAAGAAAGCTATTCGGAAGACAGCCGTAAACCCGAAGTGGAGGGCGGAACCATCGAAGACGATCAGAAAAGAAGGGACTTTACGGTGAATGCGATGGCTATTTCTTTAAACAAAGATAATTTTGGGGAACTAATTGATCCTTTCCACGGAATGGATGATTTGGAAAAAGGGATTTTAAGAACACCTTTAGAGCCTGCGCAAACGTATTCTGATGATCCGTTAAGAATGATGAGAGCGATTCGGTTTGCATCGACTTTGCAGTTTCAGGTGGAAGAGAAATCTTTGGAAGCCATTAAGCAGGAAGCTGAAAGAATTAAAATTGTTTCGATGGAGAGAATTATGGTTGAGTTTAATAAGATCATGCTTTCTACAAAACCTTCTGTTGGGTTAAAACTAATGGAGCAGACAGGCTTAATGAAATTAATTATTCCTGAATTGATTGATCTGAAAGGCGTGGAAGAAGTTGAAGGACAAACCCATAAAGATAATTTTTACCATACTTTAGAGGTGGTTGATAATATTTCTGAAAATACGGATAATGTATGGCTTCGCTGGTCGGCATTACTTCATGACATCGGAAAAGCACCGACCAAAAAATTTGTTGAAGGAACGGGCTGGACTTTCCATGGACATGAGTTTTTAGGTTCAAAAATGGTGAAAACATTGTTCCAGAGATTGAAATTACCGTTAGGGCCTGACATGAAATATGTTCAGAAAATGGTAAAATTATCATCACGCCCGATTGCTCTGATCACAGATGATGCTTCAGATTCTGCACTGAGGAGGTTATTGTTTGATGCGGGCGAAGATTTGGAAGATCTGTTTACACTTTGTAAAGCCGATATCACAACGAAAAACTCTAAAAAACAGGAGAAATTCAAGAAAAATTTTGAATATGTTGCGGTGAAAATCAAAGAAGTGGAGGAAAAAGATCAGGTGAGAAATTTCCAGCCGCCGATTTCAGGAGAGGAAATTATGGCGATGTTTAATTTAAAGCCAGGTCGTGAAATCGGGATTTTAAAGGAAAAAGTGAAGGAAGCTATTCTTGAAGGTGAGATTGGAAATGACAGCGAAGAAGCAAGAAATTTTGTGATTGCGGAAGCTGAAAAATTGGGATTGACTTTAGCTTAA
- the gldC gene encoding gliding motility protein GldC, with protein MRKTQITIDVELDENHIPETMTWNAQDGGVEKEETKAVMISVWDEKAMEALRIDLWTKEMPVDQMKMFMHQILVSLGNTYQRATGEEDVAQWIEQIAEEFAIKSAIKM; from the coding sequence ATGAGAAAAACTCAGATTACGATAGATGTAGAATTAGATGAAAACCACATTCCGGAAACAATGACCTGGAATGCACAGGATGGTGGGGTAGAGAAGGAAGAGACAAAAGCAGTGATGATTTCTGTCTGGGATGAAAAGGCAATGGAAGCTTTAAGAATCGACCTTTGGACCAAAGAAATGCCGGTTGATCAGATGAAAATGTTTATGCATCAAATCCTGGTTTCTTTGGGAAATACTTACCAAAGAGCAACAGGTGAGGAAGATGTGGCACAATGGATCGAGCAGATCGCTGAAGAATTCGCGATCAAATCTGCAATAAAAATGTAA
- a CDS encoding nuclear transport factor 2 family protein, producing MRKIQILLLLILSQIIYSQVKNTDELYKTAKKLDSLIFDVGFNTCDLSHYDSIVSDDLEFYHDKGGITSGKQAFTASIKNNICGGPNKVKRELVPNSLKVYPLYNNNVLYAFMEEGEHDFAELSNGKWIKGSRAKFTILWILDGKNWKMKRVLSYDHHL from the coding sequence ATGAGAAAGATCCAGATTTTATTGTTATTAATTTTAAGCCAAATAATATATTCTCAAGTCAAAAATACTGACGAGTTATACAAAACAGCGAAAAAATTAGACAGTCTGATATTCGATGTCGGATTTAATACATGTGATCTTTCTCATTATGATTCTATTGTCAGTGATGATTTAGAATTTTACCACGACAAAGGCGGAATTACTTCCGGAAAACAAGCCTTCACAGCTTCCATTAAAAACAATATTTGTGGCGGACCCAATAAAGTAAAACGCGAGTTGGTGCCGAACAGCCTGAAAGTTTATCCTTTGTACAATAATAATGTTTTGTACGCCTTTATGGAGGAGGGTGAACATGATTTTGCAGAACTTTCTAATGGAAAATGGATTAAAGGAAGCCGCGCGAAATTTACCATTCTCTGGATTCTTGATGGAAAAAACTGGAAGATGAAGCGTGTACTGAGCTACGATCATCACTTATAA
- a CDS encoding CCC motif membrane protein, translating into MNENKLPNATAVLILGIVSILGCCCYGLPGLVAGIIALVLAKKDGELYKQNPTMYSNYGQLNAGKIMAIIGIALSVLYAVYVVVMIATLGWDAMKDPQVMQERIKELMGQ; encoded by the coding sequence ATGAACGAAAACAAATTACCTAACGCAACCGCCGTTTTAATTCTGGGAATTGTCTCTATTTTAGGATGTTGCTGCTATGGACTTCCGGGATTGGTAGCTGGGATCATCGCACTTGTATTAGCTAAAAAAGATGGCGAGCTTTACAAGCAAAATCCAACCATGTATTCCAATTACGGACAGCTGAATGCAGGAAAGATTATGGCTATTATAGGGATTGCCCTGAGTGTACTGTATGCGGTGTATGTAGTCGTGATGATTGCTACCCTGGGCTGGGATGCTATGAAGGATCCTCAAGTCATGCAGGAAAGAATAAAAGAACTGATGGGACAATAA
- a CDS encoding DinB family protein, which yields MTDFQKYVQRYLDLIPSENWLEELRISGEKTVDIYSKLSEEQSLFAYAEGKWTLRELLLHLSDTERVFQYRILAFARGDQNELPGFDEELYAKQSFANERSVTSLLEEYQLIRKSSQILLETANSSALKNMGTANGNQISAETIGKLIVGHNIHHLNIIEERYLQNL from the coding sequence ATGACAGATTTTCAAAAATACGTTCAGAGATATTTGGATTTAATTCCTTCTGAAAACTGGTTGGAAGAACTCAGAATTTCTGGCGAAAAAACAGTTGATATTTATTCTAAACTTTCGGAAGAGCAGTCGCTTTTTGCGTATGCAGAAGGAAAGTGGACATTGAGAGAACTTCTTCTGCATTTATCCGACACTGAAAGAGTTTTTCAGTACAGAATATTGGCTTTCGCAAGAGGAGATCAAAATGAATTGCCTGGTTTTGATGAAGAATTATATGCGAAGCAGTCTTTTGCGAATGAAAGAAGCGTAACTTCTCTACTTGAAGAATATCAACTGATCAGAAAGTCCTCTCAGATTTTATTGGAAACAGCAAATTCATCAGCTTTGAAAAATATGGGAACAGCTAATGGAAACCAGATTTCAGCGGAAACCATTGGAAAACTGATTGTTGGTCACAATATTCATCATTTGAATATTATTGAGGAAAGATATTTGCAGAATTTATGA
- the cdd gene encoding cytidine deaminase, whose protein sequence is MKKETQISYEYFKNSEELNDIEKKLFEKAKEARENAYAPYSQFLVGCSVLLENGEIYSGNNQENAAYPSGLCAERTALFWIAANFPDVKIKKIFVVGGPKEFHEKNPPIPPCGACRQSLMEYETKQNENIDLYFSSMNEEVVKVHAIKDLLPFYFDATFL, encoded by the coding sequence ATGAAAAAAGAAACTCAGATCAGTTACGAGTATTTTAAAAATAGCGAAGAGCTAAACGATATAGAGAAAAAATTGTTTGAAAAAGCTAAAGAAGCTAGAGAAAACGCCTATGCTCCGTACTCTCAGTTTTTAGTGGGATGTTCCGTTTTGCTGGAGAACGGTGAAATCTATTCCGGAAACAATCAGGAAAATGCAGCTTATCCATCGGGACTTTGTGCGGAAAGAACAGCGCTATTCTGGATTGCCGCCAATTTTCCGGACGTAAAAATCAAAAAGATCTTTGTGGTGGGAGGTCCTAAAGAATTTCATGAGAAAAATCCACCCATTCCCCCATGTGGAGCTTGCAGGCAAAGCTTAATGGAATATGAAACGAAGCAGAATGAAAATATAGACCTTTATTTTTCGAGCATGAATGAAGAGGTAGTGAAGGTACATGCGATTAAAGATCTCTTGCCGTTTTATTTTGATGCTACATTTTTGTAG
- a CDS encoding cystathionine gamma-synthase — protein MNFNTKVIHGGQHHESATGSVNVPVFLTSTFAQKSPGVHSGYEYSRAANPTRQALEDSLASIENGARGLAFGSGLAAIDCVLKLLNPGDEVIAVDDLYGGTYRMFTRLFEKYQLKFTFVNFDDVSKIADVITDKTKLIWVETPTNPLMKLVDIKAVVEIAKGKDILVAVDNTFATPYLQRPIDLGADIVMHSATKYLGGHSDVIAGALIAKDAELGEKLHFIQFASGGILGPHDSYLVLRGIKTLALRVQRHSENGMAVAKYLESHPAVDQVIYPGLESHPQYELAKAQMKDFGGMVSFTFKSGKKEDAIKFLEKVKVFTLAESLGGVESLANHPALMTHASIPAEKRAELGITDDLVRLSVGIEDAEDLIADLERAFS, from the coding sequence ATGAATTTTAATACAAAAGTTATTCACGGAGGGCAACATCACGAATCTGCAACAGGTTCTGTGAATGTTCCTGTATTTTTAACATCAACATTCGCGCAAAAATCTCCGGGGGTACATTCCGGATATGAATATTCAAGAGCTGCCAATCCTACAAGACAGGCTTTGGAAGACTCTTTGGCAAGCATTGAAAACGGAGCGAGAGGTTTGGCTTTCGGTTCAGGTTTAGCTGCCATTGACTGTGTTTTAAAATTATTAAATCCTGGTGATGAGGTAATTGCTGTTGATGATTTATATGGTGGAACCTACAGAATGTTCACCAGACTTTTTGAAAAATATCAGTTGAAGTTTACGTTCGTGAATTTTGATGATGTTTCAAAAATTGCTGACGTTATCACCGATAAAACCAAGCTGATCTGGGTGGAAACACCGACAAATCCATTGATGAAACTGGTAGATATTAAAGCGGTGGTAGAAATTGCAAAAGGGAAAGATATCTTGGTTGCGGTTGATAATACATTTGCAACGCCTTATCTTCAGAGACCAATCGATTTAGGAGCCGATATCGTCATGCACTCGGCAACAAAATATTTGGGTGGTCACTCCGATGTTATCGCAGGAGCTTTGATCGCTAAAGATGCTGAATTGGGAGAAAAATTGCACTTCATTCAGTTTGCAAGCGGAGGAATTTTAGGACCTCACGATTCTTATCTGGTGTTGAGAGGGATTAAAACTTTGGCGTTAAGAGTTCAGAGACATTCCGAAAACGGAATGGCTGTAGCAAAATATCTTGAATCTCACCCAGCTGTGGATCAGGTAATTTACCCTGGACTGGAATCTCACCCACAATATGAGCTGGCTAAAGCTCAGATGAAGGATTTTGGAGGAATGGTTTCTTTCACTTTCAAATCTGGTAAAAAAGAAGATGCCATCAAATTTTTAGAGAAAGTAAAAGTGTTCACTTTAGCAGAATCTTTGGGTGGAGTGGAATCTTTGGCCAATCATCCGGCATTGATGACTCACGCTTCCATTCCTGCAGAAAAACGTGCAGAATTGGGAATTACAGACGATTTGGTTCGTTTAAGTGTTGGAATCGAAGATGCAGAAGATCTAATTGCAGATTTGGAAAGAGCTTTTTCTTAA
- a CDS encoding TonB-dependent receptor plug domain-containing protein, whose amino-acid sequence MNIKRSVVLFFSSYGCFLFGQEKVIDTVFVFDNQMNKVKLFHKVQTISPQDIEKNSTNLSELLRFQTPVYIKENGRGAVSSPSFRGTTAQQTAFVWNGININSNFLGQADVNNISFGGFDQLDVKAGGGSVIYGSGAIGGSIHLNNTLDFNKGFHGSLFSEAASFGTFNNFLKGSYSNEKFSFKVSGNYSVSENDYEVKESQNYINRNGEYNNTNFNFSAAYKIAPHHQISWISEFFNGNQNYPVFFDSQTKTKYETQNVRSLVSWDWSQSKFTNSFKAAYTEENFQYFSDINKPYFSGGTGKNYIVKNNFNYFITPKWNFNLISEFQLNKAEGLKQSQLRDVSRNVGSFAALIRYFTTKDLRFEAGIKKDFVEDISSPLLFSFSGKWDATQWYHVNLDVSRNFRYPSFNDLYWQPGGNLDLKPETSYQFELRNQFKISDLKLSLTPYYLRVYDMIVWQQNNGNSYYSATNISNVRSYGLEAQLEYSKKFGKQSIQSNIGYSYTKSIDLEREKQLMYVPVHKVFGNIDYKYDFLRLYVQGLFNGLTYTSNDAKKEASLDPYFVMNAGISGTFLKNYNVGFKVNNIFDQVYYTMLSYPLPKRNYSVTLNINF is encoded by the coding sequence ATGAATATAAAAAGATCTGTAGTCCTGTTTTTTTCGTCTTACGGCTGCTTTCTGTTTGGTCAGGAAAAGGTAATAGACACGGTGTTTGTTTTTGACAATCAAATGAACAAGGTAAAACTTTTTCATAAGGTACAGACTATTTCACCTCAGGATATTGAAAAAAACTCAACCAATCTTTCTGAACTTTTACGTTTTCAAACGCCTGTTTATATTAAAGAAAACGGACGGGGTGCTGTTTCTTCGCCTTCTTTTCGGGGAACCACTGCACAGCAGACTGCTTTTGTATGGAACGGAATTAATATCAACTCAAATTTTTTAGGTCAGGCAGATGTAAATAATATTTCTTTCGGAGGTTTTGATCAACTTGATGTAAAGGCCGGCGGCGGAAGTGTAATTTATGGAAGCGGTGCCATTGGCGGAAGTATTCACCTGAATAATACGCTGGATTTTAATAAAGGCTTTCACGGTTCTCTTTTTTCAGAAGCAGCATCTTTTGGAACATTTAATAATTTTTTGAAAGGTTCTTACAGCAATGAAAAGTTCAGCTTTAAAGTTTCGGGCAATTATTCGGTAAGCGAGAATGATTATGAAGTAAAAGAATCTCAGAATTATATCAACAGAAATGGGGAATATAATAATACCAATTTTAATTTTTCGGCAGCTTATAAAATAGCTCCACATCATCAAATTTCGTGGATTTCGGAGTTTTTTAACGGAAATCAAAACTATCCTGTTTTTTTTGACAGTCAAACGAAAACGAAATATGAAACTCAGAATGTAAGAAGTTTAGTTTCGTGGGACTGGAGTCAATCTAAATTTACCAATTCCTTTAAAGCTGCTTATACCGAGGAAAATTTTCAGTATTTTTCTGATATTAACAAACCTTATTTCAGTGGCGGAACCGGCAAAAATTATATTGTAAAAAACAACTTCAATTATTTTATCACGCCAAAATGGAACTTTAATTTAATTTCTGAATTCCAGCTCAATAAAGCAGAAGGTCTGAAGCAGTCTCAACTTAGAGATGTGAGCAGAAATGTAGGTTCTTTTGCTGCGTTAATTCGCTATTTCACCACTAAAGATCTGAGATTTGAAGCAGGAATTAAAAAAGACTTTGTTGAAGATATCAGTTCGCCCCTACTTTTTTCTTTTTCAGGAAAATGGGATGCAACTCAATGGTATCATGTTAATTTAGACGTATCGAGAAATTTCAGGTATCCTTCATTTAATGATCTTTACTGGCAACCGGGAGGAAATTTAGATTTGAAACCGGAAACGTCTTATCAATTTGAATTGAGAAATCAGTTTAAAATTTCAGATTTAAAACTTTCATTAACTCCTTATTACCTGCGAGTTTACGATATGATTGTTTGGCAGCAAAACAACGGAAATTCTTATTATTCAGCTACCAATATTTCGAATGTGAGGTCTTACGGACTTGAAGCACAATTGGAATATTCAAAGAAATTCGGAAAACAGAGTATTCAGTCTAATATCGGTTATTCTTACACGAAATCTATTGATCTTGAAAGGGAAAAACAGCTAATGTACGTACCTGTTCATAAAGTATTTGGAAATATTGACTATAAATATGATTTCCTGAGATTGTATGTTCAGGGATTATTTAACGGATTAACATATACCTCAAACGATGCAAAAAAAGAAGCATCACTTGATCCTTATTTTGTAATGAACGCAGGAATTTCCGGAACATTCCTTAAAAACTACAATGTAGGATTTAAGGTTAATAATATTTTTGATCAGGTTTACTATACGATGCTGTCCTATCCTTTACCAAAAAGGAACTACAGCGTAACTCTTAATATTAATTTTTAA
- a CDS encoding L-threonylcarbamoyladenylate synthase encodes MENIINILKSGGTILYPTDTIWGIGCDATNIEAVNKIFDIKKREKNKSMIILVESEKRLQDLVDVPEMAWEIIDLSEKPVTIVYENPRGLPKELLAEDGSIGIRLVKNDFCKKLITKLNKPLVSTSANFSGEKSPLKFSDISPEMINLVDYAAEENRDVVSKYSGSSVIKIWSDNRIKVLRE; translated from the coding sequence ATGGAAAACATTATCAATATATTAAAATCCGGCGGAACAATCCTTTACCCAACAGACACCATCTGGGGAATTGGTTGTGACGCAACAAATATAGAAGCCGTCAACAAAATTTTTGACATTAAGAAACGCGAGAAAAATAAATCCATGATTATTCTGGTGGAATCTGAAAAGAGACTACAGGATTTGGTGGACGTTCCGGAAATGGCTTGGGAAATCATTGATTTAAGTGAAAAACCGGTGACTATCGTCTACGAAAACCCGAGAGGGTTACCTAAAGAACTATTAGCAGAAGATGGAAGTATAGGGATCCGTTTGGTGAAAAATGATTTTTGTAAAAAACTAATCACGAAATTAAACAAGCCCTTGGTTTCAACTTCAGCCAATTTCAGTGGAGAAAAAAGTCCGCTGAAATTCTCGGATATATCTCCTGAAATGATTAATCTGGTAGATTATGCAGCAGAAGAAAACAGAGACGTTGTTTCAAAATATTCAGGATCTTCGGTGATAAAAATCTGGAGCGACAACAGAATAAAAGTTCTTCGCGAATAA
- a CDS encoding NAD(P)-dependent alcohol dehydrogenase, with the protein MKAVRFFGHKDVRVVNDMEKPTPKGEEVLLKIGGAGVCHSDLHIIDEGTVGETVFTLGHENAGWIEEVGESVKGYKKGDAVLVYGPWGCGHCKPCQQSKENYCDHQSEMAYGGGLGLNGGMADYMLVPSSRLLVPIYDLDPVIAAPLTDAALTPYSAIKRSQHKLMPDEFVVVIGVGGLGHVALQILRETSGATIIACDVTDDKLTFAKELGAAFTINSKDTDAAEQIQKITGIKKAKVVLDFVGATSTIDLGTKIVSLDGDLTIVGLGGGHYQYSMNGLPFGVSMTNPYWGSRTELMEVVGLARQKKIHIEIEKHSLDEANEVYERMRQGKIKGRAVLVP; encoded by the coding sequence ATGAAAGCAGTACGTTTTTTTGGGCACAAAGATGTCCGTGTAGTTAATGACATGGAGAAGCCCACCCCAAAAGGAGAAGAAGTTTTATTGAAGATTGGCGGAGCTGGCGTTTGTCACTCAGATTTGCACATCATTGATGAGGGTACCGTGGGAGAAACCGTCTTTACATTGGGACACGAAAATGCCGGTTGGATTGAAGAGGTGGGTGAGAGTGTGAAAGGATACAAGAAAGGAGATGCCGTTTTGGTCTACGGACCTTGGGGATGCGGGCATTGCAAGCCTTGTCAGCAATCAAAGGAAAATTATTGTGATCATCAGTCGGAGATGGCGTATGGCGGAGGTTTAGGCTTAAACGGAGGAATGGCAGATTATATGTTAGTTCCTTCGTCGAGACTATTGGTTCCTATTTATGATCTTGATCCGGTAATTGCAGCACCTTTAACGGATGCCGCTTTAACGCCCTATTCAGCGATAAAACGTTCTCAGCATAAATTGATGCCTGATGAATTTGTGGTGGTGATCGGCGTTGGAGGTTTAGGTCACGTAGCGCTGCAGATTTTAAGAGAAACCAGCGGAGCAACTATCATTGCCTGTGATGTGACGGACGATAAACTGACTTTTGCGAAGGAATTGGGTGCAGCGTTTACCATTAATTCAAAAGATACAGATGCTGCTGAACAAATTCAGAAAATCACCGGAATTAAGAAAGCAAAAGTAGTTCTTGATTTTGTAGGAGCGACTTCTACAATTGATTTGGGAACAAAGATCGTAAGTCTTGATGGTGATTTAACGATCGTCGGGCTTGGCGGCGGACATTATCAATACAGCATGAATGGGCTTCCTTTCGGAGTGAGCATGACGAATCCTTATTGGGGTTCCAGAACAGAATTGATGGAAGTGGTCGGCCTGGCGAGACAAAAGAAAATTCATATTGAAATTGAAAAACACAGCCTTGATGAGGCTAATGAGGTATATGAAAGAATGCGCCAGGGCAAAATAAAAGGAAGAGCAGTTTTAGTTCCTTGA